The following proteins are encoded in a genomic region of Diabrotica virgifera virgifera chromosome 1, PGI_DIABVI_V3a:
- the LOC114335508 gene encoding SAP30-binding protein: MTALASLTATYTDSEGEEDHDDQENSTEREVTMASPNTPEGYRSSNSSPQPISPAPIKITSKVAKLVSYQDDTIVSDEEGDVEDIPHEVIIMTDNTRESSSSKEADSMIPPEPPGRCSAELQDKITKLFETMQTQQMDMNAHIQKKKEFRNPSIYEKLIQFCDLNELGTNYPPSIYDPLKWNKESYYEELAKVQKAEMDKRDKERKGKVVELLSGTKKVDDDKKRKSKWDQPGGGSVSNKNIQPAGLVQPSLTTSSTGTKGTVISAFGSLPKKPRP; encoded by the exons ATGACGGCACTAGCTTCTTTAACCGCTACATATACAGATTCAGAAGGTGAAGAAGATCATGATGACCAAGAAAATTCCACTGAAAGAGAAGTCACAATGGCCTCACCAAACACACCAGAAGGCTACCGATCTAGTAATTCTTCACCACAGCCTATCAGTCCTGCCCctataaaaataacatcaaaagtCGCTAAGTTGGTGTCTTATCAAGATGATACAATTGTTTCTGATGAAGAAGGTGATGTTGAAGATATACCACACGAAGTTATTATAATGACTGATAACACGCGAGAAAGTAGTAGTTCTAAGGAAGCAGATAGCATGATTCCTCCTGAACCTCCTGGCCGTTGTTCCGCTGAGTTGCAGGACAAAATAACTAAATTGTTTGAGACAATGCAAACTCAACAAATGGATATGAATGCCCATATTCAAAAAAAGAAAGAATTTAGGAATCCTAGTATTTATGAGAAACTAATACAATTCTGTGATCTAAATGAATTAG gTACAAACTATCCCCCTTCAATATATGACCCCCTTAAATGGAACAAAGAATCCTACTACGAAGAATTAGCAAAAGTACAAAAAGCTGAAATGGACAAACGTGATAAGGAAAGAAAAGGCAAAGTAGTAGAACTTCTAAGTGGTACAAAGAAGGTAGACgatgacaaaaaaagaaaaagcaaATGGGATCAGCCAGGTGGAGGATCAGTGTCAAACAAAAACATTCAACCGGCTGGGTTGGTTCAACCATCTTTAACAACCTCTTCAACCGGCACAAAGGGAACAGTTATATCAGCGTTTGGTTCTTTACCTAAAAAACCTAGACCTTAA
- the LOC114335509 gene encoding protein aveugle gives MVEARAEEISNASNNTKVKATNNKPKSVYSWNVVDVQKWLRRHCSDYYQLYVENFTQHDITGRSLLRINDNSLLRLGITNDIHREAIWRQILKLRLKTDIVEIRDIQRRNLNTMYYDNSIV, from the exons ATGGTTGAAGCCAGAGCCGAAGAAATATCCAACGCCAGTAATAACACGAAG GTAAAAGCAACAAATAATAAACCAAAATCAGTATATTCTTGGAATGTTGTTGATGTACAGAAATGGTTAAGACGACATTGCAGTGACTATTATCAGTTGTATGTTGAAAATTTTACCCAACATGATATAACTGGTAGATCTCTTTTAAGGATCAATGATAATTCCCTCCTTCGACTTGGCATAACAAATGATATACACAGAGAAGCGATATGGAGGCAAATTTTAAAACTTCGCCTGAAGACTGATATTGTAGAAATTAGAGATATACAAAGGCGTAACCTTAATACCATGTATTATGATAATTCTATAGTTTAA